A stretch of Podospora bellae-mahoneyi strain CBS 112042 chromosome 5, whole genome shotgun sequence DNA encodes these proteins:
- a CDS encoding hypothetical protein (EggNog:ENOG50; COG:S) has translation MKVSLGSVLLGALLASTPAEVVAHPGHPSTCVVTTKRKEFRTLSNVQKLNFLASVKCLMNRPPALSATYPASTSRWTDFLLIHQANTPFVHWAGQFLPWHRAFLQDFEDALRNECGLIGGIPYWNPALDFANLTASPVLSGPLSFGGNGVGPVVVPPGGQSSDGNCVIDGFFGNVSVRVAQGPAPGQVADRCLLRYIRQDFASYWMNPSHVATVLAQPDYATFAPLIEGDMIPPDVFPTMGIHTGGHATMGGDMSDMFTSNSDPIFYPFHTNIDRLWAKWQAANPTARQYDISNPIAPRGVIQMWPNPPAGNVTLDYELSPLKVGGSSTVTTVGQIMNTKGKGVPSAPGKPNGILCYEYVE, from the exons ATGAAGGTCTCTCTCGGCTCTGTGCTCCTTGGAGCGCTGCTTGCCAGCACACCCGCTGAGGTTGTGGCCCATCCTGGCCATCCCAGTACGTGCGTGGTCACCACCAAGCGGAAGGAGTTCCGAACCTTGTCCAACGTCCAAAAGCTCAACTTCCTGGCCTCGGTCAAGTGCCTCATGAACCGTCCCCCCGCCCTTTCAGCCACATACCCAGCCTCGACATCACGATGGACCGATTTCCTCCTCATTCACCAAGCAAATACCCCTTTTGTTCACTGGGCGGGCCAGTTCCTCCCCTGGCATCGTGCGTTCCTTCAGGACTTTGAGGATGCCCTCCGCAATGAGTGCGGTCTTATCGGCGGCATCCCCTACTGGAACCCGGCCCTTGACTTCGCCAATCTCACCGCATCACCAGTGCTGTCTGGCCCTCTATCCTTTGGTGGGAACGGTGTTGGTCCCGTAGTCGTCCCGCCAGGAGGCCAATCCAGCGATGGCAACTGCGTCATTGATGGCTTCTTCGGCAACGTCAGCGTCCGGGTTGCCCAGGGTCCTGCTCCGGGCCAGGTTGCAGACCGGTGCCTCCTGCGCTACATCCGCCAGGACTTTGCCTCCTACTGGATGAACCCCAGCCATGTTGCCACAGTTTTGGCTCAGCCTGACTACGCAACTTTTGCGCCTCTCATTGAGGGTGATATGATCCCTCCTGATGTTTTCCCTACCATGGGC ATTCACACTGGTGGCCACGCTACTATGGGTGGTGACATGTCTGACATGTTCACCTCTAACTCTGACCCCATCTTCTACCCTTTCCACACCAACATCGACCGTCTCTGGGCCAAGTGGCAGGCTGCCAACCCCACTGCCCGTCAGTACGACATCTCGAATCCCATTGCTCCACGCGGTGTTATTCAGATGTGGCCCAACCCTCCTGCCGGCAATGTTACGCTTGACTATGAGCTCTCGCCACTCAAGGTGGGCGGCTCTTCGACTGTCACCACGGTTGGGCAGATCATGAAtaccaagggcaagggggtGCCGTCTGCGCCTGGGAAGCCTAATGGGATTTTGTGCTATGAGTATGTTGAATAA
- a CDS encoding hypothetical protein (CAZy:CE4; COG:O; EggNog:ENOG503Q4QX), with amino-acid sequence MLAETLTTGLLLITSASALPVMSPLEYVKRAVNPGVVISQCSQPNMLALAYDDGPYTYTSQLVDILDRGGAKATFFWCGTLYGCIYRQEAAVKKAFASGHQVASHSWSHNRMGSMNANQIRTEMTRVEDALVNMVGVKPAYMRPPYLDTGGQFLNTMKTMNYKVITNDIDSGDWNNVSPQQSQQRFQQAGARGNGHIPLMHEVYPGTVNTLTPWLINWANQNNLKLVTVAECVGDPEGSYQPGNWTAKVGPYNC; translated from the exons ATGCTCGCAGAAACCCTCACCACGGGGCTGCTGCTCATCACGAGCGCCAGCGCCCTCCCAGTGATGAGCCCACTGGAGTACGTCAAGCGAGCCGTCAACCCCGGCGTCGTCATCAGCCAATGCAGCCAGCCCAACATGCTGGCACTTGCCTACGACGACGGTCCATACACATACACCTCTCAGCTCGTCGACATCCTCGACAGAGGCGGCGCGAAAGCCACCTTCTTCTGGTGCGGTACCCTGTACGGATGTATCTACCGCCAAGAAGCCGCCGTCAAGAAGGCATTTGCCTCTGGCCATCAAGTTGCCTCTCACTCATG GTCCCACAACAGAATGGGCTCCATGAACGCCAACCAAATCCGCACCGAAATGACCCGTGTCGAAGACGCCCTCGTCAACATGGTCGGCGTCAAGCCCGCCTACATGCGGCCTCCTTATCTCGACACCGGCGGCCAGTTCTTGAACacgatgaagacgatgaaCTACAAGGTCATCACCAATGACATTGATTCCGGAGACTGGAACAACGTCAGCCCCCAGCAATCCCAGCAGCGGTTTCAGCAGGCGGGTGCCCGTGGCAATGGGCATATTCCCCTCATGCATGAGGTGTATCCCGGAACGGTTAACACGCTGACGCCGTGGTTGATCAACTGGGCGAACCAGAATAACTTGAAGCTTGTTACTGTTG CTGAGTGCGTTGGTGATCCAGAGGGCTCATATCAGCCTGGTAATTGGACTGCAAAGGTTGGGCCGTACAACTGCTGA
- a CDS encoding hypothetical protein (EggNog:ENOG503PX4D; COG:S) → MSAPSPTTARSAFWPTFSTPAAQFLENQLLKDVIDRNVHLAAAMWHASQGRNLAGWLPNPDVTSHRLRTFDHTRKTQHPDRCELCGDVFDDDAHRRVMFDPYKVLLRPAGYCGICVGKQKDDPGCFFRKKGKTNKEGLTLAIKAEPVGEGEGGDIMEGIPDRDASGGLALEGPTMSTPAPLSDTKLMPPPPLPVKRGVKRGREE, encoded by the coding sequence ATGAgcgcaccatcaccgacaaCCGCGCGCAGTGCCTTTTGGCCAACCTTCTCTACGCCGGCCGCTCAGTTCCTAGAAAACCAGCTCCTAAAGGACGTCATCGACCGCAACGTTCACCTCGCCGCGGCGATGTGGCACGCCAGTCAGGGGCGCAACCTAGCCGGTTGGCTGCCCAACCCTGATGTCACCTCCCACCGTCTCCGCACGTTTGACCACACGAGAAAGACCCAGCATCCTGATCGGTGTGAGCTGTGCGGTGATGTCTTTGACGATGACGCTCACaggagggtgatgtttgATCCGTACAAGGTTTTGCTCCGGCCGGCGGGGTACTGCGGTATTTGCGTGGGGAAGCAGAAGGATGATCCGGGGTGTTTTTtcaggaagaaggggaagacgAATAAGGAGGGGTTGACGCTGGCTATCAAGGCTGAGCcggtgggtgagggggaggggggggatattATGGAGGGGATTCCGGATAGGGACGCGAGTGGtgggttggcgttggagggCCCGACGATGAGTACGCCTGCTCCGTTGAGTGATACGAAGTTgatgccgcctcctccgttgccggtgaagaggggggtgaagagggggagggaggagtag
- a CDS encoding hypothetical protein (EggNog:ENOG503PX4D; COG:S), with protein sequence MAWRADEGALKQVTLSALLVLETGEFSNGTILADGRTWRVHRMLLSTRSIWFKEAFEKQAPDNDHDKEEPEINLRELTTEFVDMLLRTLYSNRLPDQYLDIRGANATFST encoded by the exons ATGGCTTGGAGAGCCGATGAGGGAGCGCTCAAGCAAGTCACCCTTTCCGCCCTATT GGTACTCGAGACGGGCGAGTTCTCCAATGGCACCATCCTGGCCGACGGCCGTACCTGGAGAGTTCACCGCATGTTACTCAGCACCCGATCCATCTGGTTCAAGGAGGCGTTTGAGAAGCAGGCTCCGGATAATGATCATGACAAGGAAGAGCCCGAGATCAACCTCCGTGAGCTCACGACGGAGTTTGTCGACATGTTACTGCGTACACTCTATTCCAACCGCTTGCCTGATCAATATCTCGACATTCGAGGAGCCAACGCCACGTTTTCCACCTAA
- a CDS encoding hypothetical protein (EggNog:ENOG503P7XS): MCDYTQREYSCGHFRWIASKWCREYTLTHKRCQPNVTHFEYRAEELCGECKPKTYPPWENMIKRSNKQTLY; encoded by the exons ATGTGCGACTACACTCAGCGAGAATATTCATGCGGTCACTTCCGCTGGATCGCCTCCAAATGGTGCCGGGAATACACTCTCACTCACAAGAGATGCCAACCCAACGTCACACACTTTGAGTACCGAGCAGAGGAGCTCTGTG GGGAGTGCAAACCAAAGACCTACCCCCCGTGGGAGAACATGATCAAGCGCTCCAACAAGCAGACCCTCTACTAa